In Candidatus Aminicenantes bacterium, the genomic window ACCTACGCTTGCGTTCGCTTATGCTTTATGCCCTACGGGTATGTATGCCCTCTGGGCACTCTTCTCCCACAAACTCTCGCCAATCATCAATGCGGGCTTACCCACACAAAACGTAATAGATCCATAAAATTAAGCGGATAGTTGACAGCCGGGGGCGGCAACTGCATAATACATACATGAATGTATGTTTGCTGGAGACCGGATGAGGCGCACCAAGGAAGAAGCCGAGGAGACGAGACAGCAGTTGTTGCGGGCAGCTCTGAGTCTTTTCGGAGAAAAGGGTTTCGCTGCGACACGGTTGTCTGAAATAGCCACAGTCGCGGGCATGACCCGGGGTGCCATTTACTGGCATTTCAAAAATAAGGAAGACCTGTTCCTGGAGCTTATCCGTTCACGGATTGATCCGTTTATCCAGGTGGTGGAACGGATCCTATCCCGCGATCTGCCTCCCCTGGAGACCTTGAAAGCCATTGTTACCGAGGTACCCACCGCCCTGATCCATAGCGGCGAATTGCTGGCCTACCAGAAATTGATGTTTATCAAGAGCCGCCACATCGGCGGTTTTCCCCAGTTGGAACCACTGATGGGAAAAGAACTGGATGCGCTTAAAAAGCGGGTGCGAGCCGCGGTGCAGAGGGGCCAGGAAATCGGGGAGATTGTGACCATCAACGCCGAAGCCGTGGTTATTTCATTGATGGCCCTGATGGTCGGACTGGCGGAAATGCTGGTGGAAGGAAAGGAAACAAAAGGCATTCAAGCCAACCTGGAGCAGATCACGTCAATGTTCATGCGGGGAATCCAGGCGTGATTTTTTTTGGTTATTTTACATACATACAAAAATGTATAAAAGGCAGGTTTATGATCCAACAGGAGATAAATGAAATGAGACTCAGAAAAATGAAATGGCTGGGAATCGCGGGAATATTGGTTGCCGGTTTGGCGCTGGCGACTGCTTGCGCCCGTGAGGAAGTAAAGGGGAAAAGCATGGTCCAGGTGTACCGCGAAAAGGGCGTTCCCGTGAGGGTCATGCATGTACAGAGCAAGCCATTTGTGACGGAGTATTCCTATGTAGCCGCATTGAAAGGCGTGAAGGAGTCCAATGCCGGGGCGCCCATTGGAGGCACCATCCACCGCATTCACCACCAGGTAGGAGATGTGGTGGTCAGGGACGCAGTGGTCATGTCTTTTCCCACAAATAGCCCGGCCACTCAATACGACCAGGCGCGAGTCGCTTTCAATCTGGCTGAAACCACCCTGGAGCGCATAAACAACTTGTATGCCGCCGGAGGAGTTTCCCGCCAGGAACTGGATACGGTTCAGACCCGATTCGATATAGCCAGGGCCAACTGGGATGCCGCCAGGCAATCGGTGCATGTGCGTGCCCCCATTGCCGGTACCATCACGCAGATCAGTGTCCGTGAATCGGATTCGGTGGAAGAAAAGACCCTGTTGTTTACCGTGGCCCGAACAGACCAGCTCAAAGCCGAAGTCTGGGTGAATGAGCACGATATCGCCCACATGCGCGTGGGCGACCGGGCGGTCGCCGAGTGGAAACATATCGCAATGCAAGGCGAGGTTACCCGAATCAACCGCACGGTGAATCCCATGCGCCAGGCCTTCGGCGTGGTTGTGGAGTTCGAGAATTTTGATCAAAAAGTTTTCTGTGGTGTCAATGCCGCCATCACCATCACCAGCGCTGACCAAAGCGAAGCAATTGCCCTGGGTCGTGAGGCGATTCGTTTCGAGGACAACAAAGCCTTTGTGTTCGTGGTACAGGACGGCCTTGCCGTCCGGCGGGAAGTGCGGATTGGCAGAAAGAGTGGTATGCGGGTGGAGATCCTTCATGGTCTCCTACCCGGGGAAATCATCGTAACCGAAGGATTGATGCTGGTGGAAAACGGCTCCCCGTTGAACATCATCGACTCTTTGCTGAACGCGGCAACGAATCGGGAGGAACGGCAATGAATATGGCTGACCTGTCCATTAAACGCCCCATCCTGGTCAGCATGGTGTTGATCGTGTTTGTCTTGTTCGGTGTCTTATCGTTTTTTAATATGAACCTGCAATTTTTGCCGGATACAGCCCTGCCCATGGTCACGGTCCGAACAGTGTATCCAGGCGCCAATTCCGAGGAAATTCAACTCCAGGTAACCAAGCCCATTGAGGACGCCGTGTCGGCGGTAAGTGAAATCGACTCCATTCAGTCTTATTCAATGGAAAACGCCTCGTTCATCATGATCTCTTTTCACCTGGGCAAGGATGTATACGTTGCCCTCGACGAGGTGAAGGATAAAGTGGATGGCATAATCGGAGATCTTCCGGATGACGCGGAAAATCCGCTGGTGCAGCGTTTTGATCCGCTATCCGTTCCAGTTGTGGATCTGTCGCTTTCCGGAAGTATACCGGCTACGACTTTGTACGACCTGGCGGACAAAAAACTGAAAAATCGCTTTTCCCAGATCAAGGGGGTTGCCGATGTGACGTTGACGGGCGGCAGGAAAAGGGAAGTCCGCGTGGAGATCGACAGTCGGGAGTTGCAGCAAAACGGCCTGTCTCTGCGTCAACTGGCGGGCATCCTGGCCATGAACAACCTGGACATGCCCGGGGGCAATATCCAGCCCGGCAATATGGATGTCAGTGTGCGTCTGCAGGGGAGGTTCCAGAGCCTGGAACAACTCCGCGCCCTGGAGGTGCCTACCCCCTTCGGGTTAAAAAAACTGTCCGACATGGCCACTATCAAGGATGCATATAAACCGGTGCGAAAACAGGCCACCTATTTCAACAACCAGGCCCAAAGGGGGGCTTCCGACGCCATCCTCATCAGCCTGCGCAAAACCAGTGGCAGCAACGAGGTGCGAACTTATAACGAAGTCGTCAAGGCCCTGCCCGAAATCCGTGAATTCCTGCCCTCAGGGTGTTCTCTGGAGTTGATCAACGAGTCGATCACCTATACCCGCGATTCCGTCAAGGACACGCTGATCAATATCGGATTGGGTATCCTGTTTACCGCACTCATTCTCTTCTTTTTCCTTCACGACCTGCGTTCCACCTTTATCGTTGCCTTGTCTATGCCCATGTCTATCTTTTCGGCCTTCCTGTTCATGCGCATGTCCGGGTTCTCGATGAACATGCTGACGCTTATGGGGCTGTCCACTTCGGTGGGCATCCTGGTGACCAACTCGGTGGTGGTGCTGGAAAACATCTTCCGTCATAAGAATAGGGGATTGGACAGCGCCCACAGCGCTTTGCGGGGAACACGGGAGGTCGCCATGGCCGTGTTGGCTTCGGCGGGAACCAACCTGGTGGTTTTTCTGCCCCTGTCTACCATGATCACCATCGCGGGTATCATGTTCCGCAACTTCAGCCTCACCGTGGTGTATGCCACGCTGTTCTCCCTGCTTATGTCATTTACGCTCACACCTATGCTGGCTTCGATGATTCTCCCGGACAAACCGACGCGGAAGTTCGGAATCAGCGAGAAGATGGAAGAAGTGTTTATATTCTTGGAAACCATCTACCGGAAAATCCTTTTGTTTTTCCTGCAAAAGCGACTCAGGGGGGCGACCTTCATCCTCGCGGCGTTTGTTTTGTTCTTGAGCAGCCTGTTCGCGGCCGGAAATATTGGCTTTGAATTCATTCCTGATACCGATGACGGACACTTGACCATCAAAGTGGATATGCCCACGGGGGCGAAACTCAGTGACACGGCGCGAACCGCCGCGGAAATCGAGGCGCGGTTGCAGCGAATCCCCGAGATTTCCAGGTTCTGGACCACTCTGGGTACCCAGAGCCTGGTGTATGAAGGTGTGGAGATGATGTTGACGAACGTCAAGCTGGTGGATGTCGATGAACGGTCTTTCTCCACGAAAGACCTGGTTTCGCGCCTGCACGAGGACTTGGCAAATATCCCCAATGCCCGTATCCGCGTGGCACCCCTGCGCAGCCTGGGGGGAGGAAATGTCGTGGATATCGACTTGCAACTGCAGGGACAGGACCTCGACGTGCTGGAAGGGTACAGCCGCGAATTGTTGCAAAAGATGAAATCCATTCCCGGACTGATCAACGCCGATTCCAGCTCCCGACGGGGCAAGCCGGAGTTGACCATTATTCCGGACAACCCCAAACTGGCCCGGGCCGGACTCACTACGACGGACCTGGCGGTGGCCGTGCGTGCCGCCGTGGACGGCCTGGTGGCCACCCAATATCGCGATAAAGGCGAAGAATATGACATCCGTGTAGCTTTGAGTGAAGAAGCCACCGACACCCCGGAAGAGATCGCCAATATTGCGGTTTTTTCCCGGCAAGGGCGGTACACACTGGGGCAACTGGCGACCATCGAGTTCGGGGAAGGCCGGAACATGATTCTGGGCAAAGATCGTTACAAGTCGATCCGGTTGACCGGGGCTGTGGCCCAGGGTTATGTGCTCGGTGCAATCAGTGATCAACTGGACGCGGCCATCGCCGGCCTGAACCTGCCCGCGGGCTACAAAGTCCGCTGGGGCATGATGGTGGAAGAGATGGATAAAACCGTGAGCGCCATCATCCGGGCTTTTGTCATTGCCCTGATCCTGACCTACATGCTGTTGGCGGGAATCCTGGAAAGCCTGGTCCAGCCCCTCTATATCCTCGGCACCATTCCCCTCTCCCTGATCGGGGTGTTCTACTTTCTGGCCTTGACGGGCTCCACCATGAACATCGTCTCCATGCTGGCCATCGTCATGTTGATCGGCATCGTGGTCAACAACGCCATCCTTTTGTTGGACTACACCAACCAATTGGTCCGGGAAAAGGGTGAAAAAGTCAGGGATGCCCTGTTGACCGCCTGTCCGGCCCGCCTGAAAGCAATTCTCATGTCCACCATCGCCATTATCCTGGGTATGCTGCCCATGGCGGCGGGCATCGGCGCGTCGGGAAGGGAACT contains:
- a CDS encoding efflux RND transporter periplasmic adaptor subunit, which gives rise to MIQQEINEMRLRKMKWLGIAGILVAGLALATACAREEVKGKSMVQVYREKGVPVRVMHVQSKPFVTEYSYVAALKGVKESNAGAPIGGTIHRIHHQVGDVVVRDAVVMSFPTNSPATQYDQARVAFNLAETTLERINNLYAAGGVSRQELDTVQTRFDIARANWDAARQSVHVRAPIAGTITQISVRESDSVEEKTLLFTVARTDQLKAEVWVNEHDIAHMRVGDRAVAEWKHIAMQGEVTRINRTVNPMRQAFGVVVEFENFDQKVFCGVNAAITITSADQSEAIALGREAIRFEDNKAFVFVVQDGLAVRREVRIGRKSGMRVEILHGLLPGEIIVTEGLMLVENGSPLNIIDSLLNAATNREERQ
- a CDS encoding TetR family transcriptional regulator gives rise to the protein MRRTKEEAEETRQQLLRAALSLFGEKGFAATRLSEIATVAGMTRGAIYWHFKNKEDLFLELIRSRIDPFIQVVERILSRDLPPLETLKAIVTEVPTALIHSGELLAYQKLMFIKSRHIGGFPQLEPLMGKELDALKKRVRAAVQRGQEIGEIVTINAEAVVISLMALMVGLAEMLVEGKETKGIQANLEQITSMFMRGIQA
- a CDS encoding efflux RND transporter permease subunit; this encodes MNMADLSIKRPILVSMVLIVFVLFGVLSFFNMNLQFLPDTALPMVTVRTVYPGANSEEIQLQVTKPIEDAVSAVSEIDSIQSYSMENASFIMISFHLGKDVYVALDEVKDKVDGIIGDLPDDAENPLVQRFDPLSVPVVDLSLSGSIPATTLYDLADKKLKNRFSQIKGVADVTLTGGRKREVRVEIDSRELQQNGLSLRQLAGILAMNNLDMPGGNIQPGNMDVSVRLQGRFQSLEQLRALEVPTPFGLKKLSDMATIKDAYKPVRKQATYFNNQAQRGASDAILISLRKTSGSNEVRTYNEVVKALPEIREFLPSGCSLELINESITYTRDSVKDTLINIGLGILFTALILFFFLHDLRSTFIVALSMPMSIFSAFLFMRMSGFSMNMLTLMGLSTSVGILVTNSVVVLENIFRHKNRGLDSAHSALRGTREVAMAVLASAGTNLVVFLPLSTMITIAGIMFRNFSLTVVYATLFSLLMSFTLTPMLASMILPDKPTRKFGISEKMEEVFIFLETIYRKILLFFLQKRLRGATFILAAFVLFLSSLFAAGNIGFEFIPDTDDGHLTIKVDMPTGAKLSDTARTAAEIEARLQRIPEISRFWTTLGTQSLVYEGVEMMLTNVKLVDVDERSFSTKDLVSRLHEDLANIPNARIRVAPLRSLGGGNVVDIDLQLQGQDLDVLEGYSRELLQKMKSIPGLINADSSSRRGKPELTIIPDNPKLARAGLTTTDLAVAVRAAVDGLVATQYRDKGEEYDIRVALSEEATDTPEEIANIAVFSRQGRYTLGQLATIEFGEGRNMILGKDRYKSIRLTGAVAQGYVLGAISDQLDAAIAGLNLPAGYKVRWGMMVEEMDKTVSAIIRAFVIALILTYMLLAGILESLVQPLYILGTIPLSLIGVFYFLALTGSTMNIVSMLAIVMLIGIVVNNAILLLDYTNQLVREKGEKVRDALLTACPARLKAILMSTIAIILGMLPMAAGIGASGRELRQPMGIVSIGGVLVSAVFTLVLIPVLYDMLSGKIKQKTLAGALKEN